DNA sequence from the Desulfosporosinus sp. Sb-LF genome:
CCGTTGCATTTGGTTTTGTTTATAAAATTTAAGATCGAGCCCACTTTTAGGGTGAAAGGCTTTAACAAACTCTTCGTAGGTGTTGGGCATTGCTGCGTAGGACAAGGGTCTCACACCTCTTTTCTGGAAATTTATAAATCCGTCTTGACATAGTTTTACGCGAAAAGGTCGACGATTAATCCTCGGATCTCATCAATCTTGGTTAAGACTTCCAGGGGTTTGGCCTGCTGATCGAGAAGTTGTTTTCCTAGCTCATCGAGCGATTGATCGATTTTTGCGATGCGCGCCATGACTTTGGGCCGCCCTTGTGCATCCCAAGACGATTCTTCCTGCATTTCTCGGCTTTGGCCGAAGGTCGAACGAAGGAAGGATTTAACCATATCACGGAAATCTTTAAGATCACGGATCGAGAGAGAATGAGCTAACTTCTTCCCTTGGGTTTCAAGGCGGTCGAGAAAGGCTCGAAGTTCAAGCCGCTGAATTTTTTGGGTCTTCGATAAGACACCGCTGAAATCATTGCTTCGCTCTAGGGAATTTGAAGAATCGAGATTGGAAGTCGGGGTTTGATGTGGAGCATCAATGCGTATAGCCATAGTCATTCTCCTCTTAGAAAGGATTTGAAATGCAGACTCGTAGAGTATTTCTGAAGACATTACTGGGTCTCGGGGCCATCATCTTACCTTGGAGTTTGTTGCCGACCCGTTTTGGAGAGTCTATGAAGGAGTGGCTAGGACATCCACCCGTTGAATTATTGCTGCCCCCTCCGATCAAAACGACTAATCCGATCAATGTCCAAAGTCTGAACCGCACAGCAATCGATGATATCCTCACCTTGACCGCCCCTGAAATGCAAGGACGCAAAGCGGGATCTGTAGGGGAAGCGAAAGCAGCAGAGTATCTTGCCTCGCAATTAAGCATGCTGGGGTTAAAGCCAATGGGGGACACGGGAACAGAATTTACACATGCGTTTACGTTTCCACCGGTGATTGAAGGCAGAGTCAACGGTCGATTGACCTTTAGACCTGGAGAAAACACAGACTTGAGAACTCCGAGTGTCAATCTTTTAGGCGGGCTGATGGGCGAAAAACTGCAGGAGATCATTCTGCTATCCGCCCATTATGACCATCTGGGAATTTTCGAGGGTAAGGTTTACCCCGGGGCCAACGATAACGCTTCTGGCGTCGGATGCGTACTTGATGTCATGCGGCGAATCCTCCGGGAAGGAAAAAGCCCCAAGCGCACGATTGTTATTGCTTTCTGGAGTGCGGAAGAGATGGGATTCGTAGGGTCTGAGGCGTTTGTCCGATCTTCACCGTTTCCCCTTCAACAGATTAAAGCGGTACTCAACGCCGATACAGTAGGAAATGGGATGATAGGGAATTTTGCACTTTGGGCGGATGGGGAAAATACGGCACTAAAGGCTATCAGCCAAGCAGCCGCTGAATGTGGGGCTAGTGCTCTATTAGTTTCAAAAGCAGGGCATAACAGCGACTCGGTCAGTTTTGCTGCGGCGAACATACCTGCGATTACGTTCATGTCGCATGACTGGCTCACTAAAAACCATACTCCTGACGACACTATTGCCTTAATAAAGCCTGAACAAATAACCTTGGCAGCGGAGATACTATACCGGGCGGTCCACACTCTTGCCTTCTAGTTGTTTCTAGGGTTTGATGGTTGCGGGCACTACTGTGTCAGAGACGGGAGCTTGTTTTGCTGGCTCAGTCAGGTCGTATTTAGTGCGGAGAATGATCAGGTCAATTCGGCGGTTTTTACCGCGCCCTGCATCTGTATCATTCGTAGCAATCGGCCGATATTCTCCGTAGCCCGTGGCTGAGAGACGGTCCGGGATAATACCGTCATGCTGTAAT
Encoded proteins:
- a CDS encoding YaaR family protein, with protein sequence MAIRIDAPHQTPTSNLDSSNSLERSNDFSGVLSKTQKIQRLELRAFLDRLETQGKKLAHSLSIRDLKDFRDMVKSFLRSTFGQSREMQEESSWDAQGRPKVMARIAKIDQSLDELGKQLLDQQAKPLEVLTKIDEIRGLIVDLFA
- a CDS encoding M20/M25/M40 family metallo-hydrolase, whose product is MQTRRVFLKTLLGLGAIILPWSLLPTRFGESMKEWLGHPPVELLLPPPIKTTNPINVQSLNRTAIDDILTLTAPEMQGRKAGSVGEAKAAEYLASQLSMLGLKPMGDTGTEFTHAFTFPPVIEGRVNGRLTFRPGENTDLRTPSVNLLGGLMGEKLQEIILLSAHYDHLGIFEGKVYPGANDNASGVGCVLDVMRRILREGKSPKRTIVIAFWSAEEMGFVGSEAFVRSSPFPLQQIKAVLNADTVGNGMIGNFALWADGENTALKAISQAAAECGASALLVSKAGHNSDSVSFAAANIPAITFMSHDWLTKNHTPDDTIALIKPEQITLAAEILYRAVHTLAF